The following coding sequences lie in one Silene latifolia isolate original U9 population chromosome 5, ASM4854445v1, whole genome shotgun sequence genomic window:
- the LOC141657363 gene encoding low-specificity L-threonine aldolase 1-like isoform X2: MGEAATDGKIMRRVIDMRSDTVTKPTDAMRAAMANAEVDDDVLGNDPTALGLEIEMARIMGKEAALFVPSGTMGNLISILVHCDVRGSEIILGDNSHIHIYENGGIATIGGIHPRTLRNNKDGTMDLDSIEGAIRDPKGELYYPVTRVICLENSHANTGGRCLSVEYTDRVGELAKKHDVKLHIDGARIFNAATALNVPVDRLVQAADSVSVCLSKGLGAPVGTVIVGSKSFIAKAKIMRKTLGGGMRQIGVLCAAALVAVQDNVKNLETDHKNAKLLAEGLNKIEGLTVDITSVETNIIYVNVCKDSRTTATKLGKTLEEHGILVMPENGFRFRVVIHHQITTSDVLYTLSCLQQAITGALSEHVA, from the exons ATGGGTGAAGCTGCAACTG aTGGCAAAATAATGAGAAGGGTGATCGACATGCGATCAGACACCGTAACGAAACCAACCGATGCAATGCGTGCTGCAATGGCAAATGCTGAGGTTGACGACGATGTATTGGGTAATGACCCGACTGCCCTTGGCCTTGAAATAGAAATGGCTAGGATAATGGGTAAAGAGGCCGCGTTGTTTGTCCCGTCAGGAACTATGGGTAATCTAATTAGTATACTTGTGCATTGTGATGTAAGGGGTAGTGAAATCATTCTTGGTGATAATTCTCACATCCATATTTATGAGAATGGTGGTATTGCTACCATTGGCGGCATCCATCCAAGAACACTGAGGAATAACAAAGACGGGACTATGGATTTGGATTCGATTGAAGGTGCCATTAGAGATCCAAAAGGGGAACTTTATTATCCTGTTACAAGAGTTATCTGCCTCGAGAACTCACATGCCAA TACTGGCGGCCGATGTCTGTCCGTTGAATACACAGACAGAGTTGGAGAGTTGGCAAAGAAGCATGATGTGAAGCTTCATATCGATGGTGCTCGTATATTCAATGCTGCAACT GCACTTAATGTTCCTGTAGATAGATTGGTGCAAGCAGCTGATTCAGTTTCG GTATGCCTGTCAAAAGGTTTGGGAGCGCCCGTGGGAACGGTCATTGTTGGATCGAAGAGTTTCATAGCCAAG GCAAAAATTATGCGGAAAACTTTAGGTGGTGGAATGAGGCAGATTGGTGTTTTATGTGCTGCTGCTCTTGTTGCCGTGCAAGACAATGTCAAAAATCTTGAAACTGACCATAAAAATGCTAAGCTACTTGCAG AGGGCTTGAACAAAATTGAAGGGCTTACAGTGGATATTACATCAGTTGAGACCAATATC ATCTATGTCAATGTGTGCAAGGATTCCAGAACCACAGCAACAAAGCTTGGCAAAACTTTGGAGGAGCATGGTATATTGGTCATGCCAGAAAACGGCTTCAG ATTCAGGGTCGTAATCCATCATCAAATTACTACCAGTGACGTGCTTTATACTTTGTCGTGCCTTCAG CAAGCTATAACCGGGGCTTTGAGCGAGCATGTTGCATAG
- the LOC141657363 gene encoding low-specificity L-threonine aldolase 1-like isoform X1 yields MGEAATDGKIMRRVIDMRSDTVTKPTDAMRAAMANAEVDDDVLGNDPTALGLEIEMARIMGKEAALFVPSGTMGNLISILVHCDVRGSEIILGDNSHIHIYENGGIATIGGIHPRTLRNNKDGTMDLDSIEGAIRDPKGELYYPVTRVICLENSHANTGGRCLSVEYTDRVGELAKKHDVKLHIDGARIFNAATALNVPVDRLVQAADSVSVCLSKGLGAPVGTVIVGSKSFIAKAKIMRKTLGGGMRQIGVLCAAALVAVQDNVKNLETDHKNAKLLAEGLNKIEGLTVDITSVETNIIYVNVCKDSRTTATKLGKTLEEHGILVMPENGFRFRVVIHHQITTSDVLYTLSCLQVFHLFFFFFFFFFYYIYFPRVLVTNK; encoded by the exons ATGGGTGAAGCTGCAACTG aTGGCAAAATAATGAGAAGGGTGATCGACATGCGATCAGACACCGTAACGAAACCAACCGATGCAATGCGTGCTGCAATGGCAAATGCTGAGGTTGACGACGATGTATTGGGTAATGACCCGACTGCCCTTGGCCTTGAAATAGAAATGGCTAGGATAATGGGTAAAGAGGCCGCGTTGTTTGTCCCGTCAGGAACTATGGGTAATCTAATTAGTATACTTGTGCATTGTGATGTAAGGGGTAGTGAAATCATTCTTGGTGATAATTCTCACATCCATATTTATGAGAATGGTGGTATTGCTACCATTGGCGGCATCCATCCAAGAACACTGAGGAATAACAAAGACGGGACTATGGATTTGGATTCGATTGAAGGTGCCATTAGAGATCCAAAAGGGGAACTTTATTATCCTGTTACAAGAGTTATCTGCCTCGAGAACTCACATGCCAA TACTGGCGGCCGATGTCTGTCCGTTGAATACACAGACAGAGTTGGAGAGTTGGCAAAGAAGCATGATGTGAAGCTTCATATCGATGGTGCTCGTATATTCAATGCTGCAACT GCACTTAATGTTCCTGTAGATAGATTGGTGCAAGCAGCTGATTCAGTTTCG GTATGCCTGTCAAAAGGTTTGGGAGCGCCCGTGGGAACGGTCATTGTTGGATCGAAGAGTTTCATAGCCAAG GCAAAAATTATGCGGAAAACTTTAGGTGGTGGAATGAGGCAGATTGGTGTTTTATGTGCTGCTGCTCTTGTTGCCGTGCAAGACAATGTCAAAAATCTTGAAACTGACCATAAAAATGCTAAGCTACTTGCAG AGGGCTTGAACAAAATTGAAGGGCTTACAGTGGATATTACATCAGTTGAGACCAATATC ATCTATGTCAATGTGTGCAAGGATTCCAGAACCACAGCAACAAAGCTTGGCAAAACTTTGGAGGAGCATGGTATATTGGTCATGCCAGAAAACGGCTTCAG ATTCAGGGTCGTAATCCATCATCAAATTACTACCAGTGACGTGCTTTATACTTTGTCGTGCCTTCAGGTATTtcatctcttcttcttcttcttcttcttcttcttctactatatt tacttcCCTAGAGTCCTAGTTACTAATAAATGA
- the LOC141657363 gene encoding low-specificity L-threonine aldolase 1-like isoform X3, whose protein sequence is MGEAATDGKIMRRVIDMRSDTVTKPTDAMRAAMANAEVDDDVLGNDPTALGLEIEMARIMGKEAALFVPSGTMGNLISILVHCDVRGSEIILGDNSHIHIYENGGIATIGGIHPRTLRNNKDGTMDLDSIEGAIRDPKGELYYPVTRVICLENSHANTGGRCLSVEYTDRVGELAKKHDVKLHIDGARIFNAATALNVPVDRLVQAADSVSVCLSKGLGAPVGTVIVGSKSFIAKAKIMRKTLGGGMRQIGVLCAAALVAVQDNVKNLETDHKNAKLLAEGLNKIEGLTVDITSVETNIIYVNVCKDSRTTATKLGKTLEEHGILVMPENGFRKERRSAKYDFDQSRHPPR, encoded by the exons ATGGGTGAAGCTGCAACTG aTGGCAAAATAATGAGAAGGGTGATCGACATGCGATCAGACACCGTAACGAAACCAACCGATGCAATGCGTGCTGCAATGGCAAATGCTGAGGTTGACGACGATGTATTGGGTAATGACCCGACTGCCCTTGGCCTTGAAATAGAAATGGCTAGGATAATGGGTAAAGAGGCCGCGTTGTTTGTCCCGTCAGGAACTATGGGTAATCTAATTAGTATACTTGTGCATTGTGATGTAAGGGGTAGTGAAATCATTCTTGGTGATAATTCTCACATCCATATTTATGAGAATGGTGGTATTGCTACCATTGGCGGCATCCATCCAAGAACACTGAGGAATAACAAAGACGGGACTATGGATTTGGATTCGATTGAAGGTGCCATTAGAGATCCAAAAGGGGAACTTTATTATCCTGTTACAAGAGTTATCTGCCTCGAGAACTCACATGCCAA TACTGGCGGCCGATGTCTGTCCGTTGAATACACAGACAGAGTTGGAGAGTTGGCAAAGAAGCATGATGTGAAGCTTCATATCGATGGTGCTCGTATATTCAATGCTGCAACT GCACTTAATGTTCCTGTAGATAGATTGGTGCAAGCAGCTGATTCAGTTTCG GTATGCCTGTCAAAAGGTTTGGGAGCGCCCGTGGGAACGGTCATTGTTGGATCGAAGAGTTTCATAGCCAAG GCAAAAATTATGCGGAAAACTTTAGGTGGTGGAATGAGGCAGATTGGTGTTTTATGTGCTGCTGCTCTTGTTGCCGTGCAAGACAATGTCAAAAATCTTGAAACTGACCATAAAAATGCTAAGCTACTTGCAG AGGGCTTGAACAAAATTGAAGGGCTTACAGTGGATATTACATCAGTTGAGACCAATATC ATCTATGTCAATGTGTGCAAGGATTCCAGAACCACAGCAACAAAGCTTGGCAAAACTTTGGAGGAGCATGGTATATTGGTCATGCCAGAAAACGGCTTCAG GAAGGAGAGGAGATCCGCAAAATATGACTTCGACCAAAGTCGCCACCCGCCCCGGTGA